The genomic window GCCAAAGTGATTCTGCACGGTATCGGGTACGGTGGTGCCGTCGCAATCTGGGCCCGGCAGCGGTTCCCCAGTCTCATCGACGGTGCCTGGGGTTCAACACCGTCGGTGATCGCACGGGTCAACTTCCCCGAGTACGGTGAAGACCTGGGCAACACGATTCGCCGGCTGGCCGATGACGGGTGTTTCGGGACCATCTGGCGGGGATTCCGTACTGCCGAGAACCTGATCGATGCCGGGCTGTACGGGCGCGTGTCGGAGATGTTCCGCACCTGTGAACCGCTCGCGGCGGACGACCCGCTGACGGTGGAAACGTTTTTCTACGGGCTCAAGACCTCGATCGAGCAGGAAATGTTCGGCGAAGCGAATCCGCAGTCGGTGGTGCGCATGTGCCAGGAGCTGGCGTCCGATTCGGCCGACACGGACCTGGAGGTTCTGGCCAACTTCTTCGCGCGTCGCTACGCCCCGTTCGACTGCGTTGCGCTCGATTTCGAGAGCAACATCGCCAGCGCCTTGTACGAAGATGTTGGTGTGCCGGTGAACGCCGAGCTGGGCGTCCGGCAGCGTTTGTACCAGCTGTGCACGGAGTTTGGCTGGTTCCTGACATCGTCGACATCGGGTGACAGTCCGTTTGGGACGCGCATCACCTACCGGTATTTCATCGACACCTGCCGGGCCGTGTTCGGAGATTGGATCGATCAGGAGATCGTTTACGATGGCGTTCGGTTGACGAACTTGCATTTCGGAGCGGACGACCCACGTGTGACCAACGCGCTGTATGTCAATGCTGAGTTTGACCCAAGCCGGTTTGTGTCGATTACGAgctacacaaacacaaacgcgAACGCTTTCGTCATCGACGGAGCACTCATAGCAATGGACTGGCTGTCACCGAGCGACGGCGATTCGGATGATTTGAGGCTCATTAAGGAAGAAATTAAAGAGTACGTCTATAGTTGGTTACGCGCTTAACGCGTCCAACTTCCTCCTATGGAGCCCTAATATTCTT from Anopheles cruzii unplaced genomic scaffold, idAnoCruzAS_RS32_06 scaffold02604_ctg1, whole genome shotgun sequence includes these protein-coding regions:
- the LOC128276824 gene encoding putative serine protease K12H4.7 is translated as KVILHGIGYGGAVAIWARQRFPSLIDGAWGSTPSVIARVNFPEYGEDLGNTIRRLADDGCFGTIWRGFRTAENLIDAGLYGRVSEMFRTCEPLAADDPLTVETFFYGLKTSIEQEMFGEANPQSVVRMCQELASDSADTDLEVLANFFARRYAPFDCVALDFESNIASALYEDVGVPVNAELGVRQRLYQLCTEFGWFLTSSTSGDSPFGTRITYRYFIDTCRAVFGDWIDQEIVYDGVRLTNLHFGADDPRVTNALYVNAEFDPSRFVSITSYTNTNANAFVIDGALIAMDWLSPSDGDSDDLRLIKEEIKEYVYRSVTFLANQFAHPHPNYIANRSEAHRFRTRVDHFDVQNRATFEFDYLSNSEYYLPGRPIFIVVGSNSVVNGYFIENGLFHDIARGER